The Solibacillus sp. FSL W7-1464 genome contains a region encoding:
- the ispD gene encoding 2-C-methyl-D-erythritol 4-phosphate cytidylyltransferase — MRYEVVLPAAGSGKRMGAGQNKLFLNLMDKPILIHTLLVFEQDENCTGIWLAVKDGERLFIQSLIEKYNIAKVKGMPTGGEERQHSVHACIKEMRAVDVVLVHDAARPFITIPKITELAKVAYEKGAAIAGVRAKDTMKIVHNGLIKETVDRESLWMVQTPQAFRYDLLAEAEDVAEKSGFLGTDEAMLVERLGHDIHIVECSYENVKMTTQEDLVFGEAILNQRK, encoded by the coding sequence TTGCGTTATGAAGTCGTTTTGCCGGCAGCAGGAAGCGGAAAGCGCATGGGCGCCGGACAAAATAAATTATTTTTAAACTTAATGGATAAACCAATTTTAATTCATACACTTCTTGTTTTTGAACAAGATGAAAACTGTACGGGAATTTGGCTTGCAGTAAAAGATGGGGAACGGCTATTTATTCAGTCGCTCATCGAAAAATATAATATTGCAAAAGTAAAAGGTATGCCTACAGGTGGTGAAGAACGCCAACATTCAGTGCATGCATGCATAAAAGAGATGCGTGCAGTGGATGTTGTCCTTGTTCACGACGCTGCACGTCCTTTTATTACAATTCCGAAGATTACCGAGCTTGCAAAAGTTGCTTATGAAAAAGGGGCAGCTATTGCAGGGGTTCGGGCAAAGGATACAATGAAGATCGTCCATAATGGCCTAATTAAAGAAACGGTTGACCGTGAGTCTTTATGGATGGTTCAAACACCGCAAGCGTTCCGTTACGATCTACTGGCTGAAGCTGAGGACGTAGCCGAAAAATCAGGTTTTTTAGGAACGGATGAAGCGATGCTCGTGGAGCGTTTAGGGCATGATATTCATATTGTGGAATGCAGTTATGAAAATGTAAAAATGACAACGCAGGAAGATCTGGTTTTTGGAGAAGCTATTCTAAATCAACGAAAATAG